One Aegilops tauschii subsp. strangulata cultivar AL8/78 chromosome 2, Aet v6.0, whole genome shotgun sequence genomic window, CACAGCTATACCATGGAACTAACAACCATCATCTAGGCGGGCAGTTCGTCTAGATCAAGCAGTGGTGAAGTACCACTGTGTATCTACAGGTACAGGGAGGGAAGCGCTAAAttaccgagctgatgaagtcgaCGAGGGCGGCGTTGGCCTCCCCGTCCCTGGCCGGCGCGTCGATCTGCACCCCGACGGCCTCCTCCCCGATCTCTGCAAATTAACTCACGAGTTAGGAGGGGAGCAGCGAGGACGAGGACTGGGTGGGGACGGAGTACGGACCGGTGATGGTGGCCATCTTGGAGCCGGGCTTGGCGTGGACGGAGATGGCGACGGTGGACGGCGGCATCAGGCGGAGGCAGCCCGGGAACTCCCCTCCGgcggcgcccgccgccgccgcggccgccggcGCCGGGGCCCCCTTGGCCTTGCTGCCTCGCTTCCCTGGAGCCATCTCCTCCGGGTCTTCACTTGGGCCGGGCCCGAGTCCATCGGCACAATATATCCCGTGGAGGCCCAGGAGACGGCCAGCCTCAGCACAGCGCGATGATGACTCAGCTCCAAGCCACGCCGCTCAGAACCCTAGCCCTCTCCGGCCGGCGGGGcgccggcgcggcggcgcggccgACGGCGGGCTCCGTACGGTGCTCCGCCGCGGCCAGGAGCTAC contains:
- the LOC109765912 gene encoding uncharacterized protein, which gives rise to MAPGKRGSKAKGAPAPAAAAAAGAAGGEFPGCLRLMPPSTVAISVHAKPGSKMATITEIGEEAVGVQIDAPARDGEANAALVDFISSVLGVKKREVSIGSGSKSREKVVLVQDATLEGVFDALKKACDASSSVFIN